In Corvus cornix cornix isolate S_Up_H32 chromosome 4A, ASM73873v5, whole genome shotgun sequence, one genomic interval encodes:
- the FAM199X gene encoding protein FAM199X has translation MTEELYEKFLAPEEPCPLLSHQHPPRGGSLSLSEEGCLDVSDFGCQLSSCHRTDPLHRFHSNRWNLTSCGTSVASSECSEELFSSVSVGDQDDCYSLLDDQEFTSFDLFPEGSVCSDVSSSISTYWDWSDSEFEWQLPGSDITSGSDVLSDVIPSIPSSPCLLPKKKNKHRNLDELPWSAMTNDEQVEYIEYLSRKVSTEMGLREQLDIIKIIDPTAQISPTDSEFIIELNCLTDEKLKQVRNYIKEHGPRQRSARESWKRSSYSCASTSGVSGASASSSSASMVSSASSSGSSVANSASNSSANMSRAHSDSNLSTSAAERIRDSKKRSKQRKLQQKALRKRQLKEQRQARKERLSGLFLNEEVLSLKVTEEDHEGDVDVLM, from the exons ATGACCGAGGAGCTGTACGAGAAGTTCCTGGCCCCCGAGGAGCCGTGCCCGCTGCTCTCGCACCAGCACCCGCCGCGGGGCGGCAGCTTGAGCCTGAGCGAGGAGGGCTGCCTGGACGTCAGCGATTTTGGCTGCCagctctcctcctgccaccGCACCGACCCGCTGCACCGTTTCCACTCCAACAG GTGGAACTTGACATCTTGTGGGACGAGCGTGGCCAGCTCAGAGTGCAGCGAGGAGCTGTTCTCATCGGTGTCAGTGGGGGATCAGGATGATTGTTACTCACTCCTGGATGACCAGGAATTCACCTCTTTTGATTTGTTCCCCGAGGGCAGTGTCTGCAGTGATGTCTCCTCTTCTATCAGCACATACTGGGATTGGTCAGACAGCGAGTTTGAGTGGCAG TTGCCTGGCAGCGACATTACAAGTGGGAGTGATGTGCTTTCTGATGTTATACCGAGTATTCCAAGCTCTCCCTGTCTGCttcccaaaaagaaaaacaagcataGGAATCTTGATGAACTTCCATGGAGTGCAATGACAAATGATGAACAG GTTGAATATATTGAATATTTGAGTCGCAAAGTCAGTACAGAGATGGGCCTTCGAGAGCAACTtgatattattaaaattattgaTCCTACTGCTCAGATCTCACCTACAGATAGTGAATTCATTATTGAATTGAACTGTCTCACAGATGAAAAACTGAAGCAG GTGAGAAACTATATCAAGGAACATGGACCTCGCCAGCGGTCTGCGAGGGagagctggaagaggagcagcTACAGCTGTGCGAGTACCAGTGGTGTGAGTggtgccagtgccagcagcagcagtgccagcatgGTCAGCTCAGCAAGCAGCAGCGGCTCCAGCGTTGCCAACTCCGCTTCAAACTCCAGTGCCAACATGAGTCGagcacacagtgacagcaattTGTCCAcaagtgctgcagaaagaatCCGGGATTCAAAA AAACGTTCCAAGCAACGGAAACTCCAGCAAAAGGCCTTACGGAAGAGACAGCTGAAAGAACAAAGACAAGCTCGTAAGGAAAGACTGAGTGGGTTATTTCTTAATGAAGAAGTGCTGTCTTTAAAAGTGACTGAGGAGGACCATGAAGGAGATGTGGATGTTTTAATGTGA